TGTGTAGGAACTTTATTAGGTAAAGAATTATAATTAATAATTAAATATCCAATCATTCCAATTACTAACATTATTGAAATTCCAATCATTAGCTTTTGAAACAATGTATAAGGTAATCTCATTAAAGATCACTCCTTTTTGTTTATTTATCTTAGTAGTATTTTTAATAATATCACTAACAAACTATATTGTCTATTCTTTTTAAAAAAGAAAAAAGCATCCAAAGAATGCCTTTTTCCAAAAACAATTTATATCTAAACAAATGAATTACCAAAACATCTGAAAAGACCTATTTATGTGCAATCATCTCAATTTCAATGCTTGCATTTAATGGCAATGCTGCAACTCCAACACAAGTTCTTGCTGGATGTGGTGCAACAAAAGCTGCTCTAAATAACTCGTTCATCTTCGCATAATCATCCATGTTTGTTAAATAGATATTGCATTTTAAAACATTATCTCTTGTTAAAGATGCTGCCTCTAAAACTCGATCCAAATTATGCATACATTGATTAAACTGAGCCTCGATATCACCACCAACAAAGCTACCATCTTCTAATTTCATTGCTGGTTGTGCTGATAAATAATATGTTCCATCCTTTTCAATTGCTAAAGAAAATGGAAATGGCATATCCTTACAACTTGGTATTTCAATATTTTTTCTTGTCATGACTATATCTCCTCTATCTCATTTAAAATTTCAATCAATTGACTTGCCTTACTTCCTAATTTATCATTTATTTCATATTGAATTTTATCCCACTCATAATGAGCACTGTTATAAAGTTCTTTTCCACTACTTGTTAAGCTAAACATTGCTTTATTATTTTCTTTTGTTTCCAAAATATATTCCTTTTTTATAAGTGGTTTTATATTGCGAAGTAAAGTGGTTCTTTCTAATCCCATTCTAGTCGCTAATTCAATGACATTACACTTTTCTAATTGTTTAATATTATTTATAATCGAAAATTGATTAGTTGTAACATCATACTTAGCTAGTGCATTATCATATTTTTTAGTAATAGCTGTTGATGCACGTCTTAAATTAATACAAAAACACTCAGTCTTATTTCTAGTAATAGTAAAACTCCTTTCCATATTAATGTGTATATACACATTATATCATTTACTTTTTTTTTGTCAAGGCAAATTAAAAACTACCATTTGGTAGTTAAATTAATTTTTGTAAATCACTAATAATTAAGTTTATTGTTTTTAAATAAGCAGTATACTTGCTGACAATAAGATGTATCTTATTATATTTTACTTCCACATTAACAAGACCACCATATTTATCAACCTCACTAAATACTTTTTTAACAGTGTTTTTATCATTAACATTTACTTGTAATTGAATAGTAATTTTTTTAGCTTCATCAAATATTTTGATATTTTTATTCATATTTACTAAGATTTCAAATTTTCTCTTTTCAATAATATCCTCAATACTTGCAGGAAGTTTACCATAAATATCATTAATTTCAGGTATCAAATCATTAAATTCTTCTAGCTTTTTCACTTTATAAATTTTTTGATAAAGTTTAATTTTATTATCATCATCCAATTGATAATCCTTAGGAATATAACCAGTATTTTTTAAATTAATAGGTTCAATATCATCATTTTGCACAACAACATTATTCCTTTTATCAATTACTTCTTGTAACATTTCTAAATACATTTCATATCCAACAGTTTCAATATTACCAGCTTGTGTTTTACCTAAAATATCACCAGCACCCCTAATTGAAAGATCACGCAATGCAATTTTATAACCGCTACCTAATTTAGTTAATTCTTTAATAGCTTGTAATCTTTTTTGAGCATCTTCAGTTATCTCACGATTTTTTTGATACATTAAATAAGCATATCCAACACGATCACTTCTTCCAACACGACCTTTTATTTGATAAAGTTGAGCAAGACCAAAATTGTTAGCATCTTCAATTATAATCGTATTAGCATTTGGAATATCAATACCAGTTTCAATAATAGTCGTGCACACTAAAACATTATATTCATTATCATCAAAGCTTTCCATAACTCTTTCAACTTGGTCTTTACTCATCTTACCATGAATAATCGCAACCTTGACATCATCAAACATATCTTCGATATCTTTAGCCACATTTTCAATATCACTAGTTCTATTATGCAAATAAAATACTTGTCCATTTCTAACAATTTCTCTTTCAATAGCTTCCTTAATTAAATACTTATTTTTTTCAACAACATAAGTTTGAATTGGAACACGATTGATAGGTGGTGTTTGTAATAATGACATTTTTCTTAAACCAGATAATGACATTTGCAATGTTCTTGGAATAGGAGTTGCTGATAAAGTTAAAACGTCTATATTATTTCTTAATTGTTTTATTTTCTCTTTATCCTTTACTCCAAAACGCTGTTCTTCATCAATAACTAACAATCCTAAATCATTAAACTCAATATCTTTTCCTAATAGTTTATGAGTACCTACAACAATATCAATCTTCTTATTTTTTAAATCCTCTTTAATTTCTTTAACCATTTTAGGACTTGTATTTCTTGATAATTGAACTATATTAATTGAATAGTCAGCAAACCTTTCTAATAAAGTATGATAATGCTGTCTTGAAAGAATTGTTGTTGGACAAAGAAAAGCTGCTTGTTTATTAGACAAAATAGCTTTTAAAATAGCTCTTAAAGCTACTTCAGTTTTCCCATAACCAACATCACCACAAATTAATCTATCCATTACTAATGGTGATTCCATGTCTTTTTTTACATCTTCAATTGCTTTTTCTTGATCAAGTGTTAATTCATATTCAAAGTCATCTTCAAACTCTTTTTGAATTTCATTATCTGCTAAAAATTTAAATCCAATTGGTTCTTGCCTTGTTGCATATAATTCAAGTAATTCATCCATCATATCTTCTATTCTTTTTTGAACTCTTAGTTTTGTTTTTTTCCAATCGCTACCACCTAAAGTACTAACTTTTGGTATTGTAGTATCACTTGATGAATATTTTTTTATTAAATTAAATTGATCAATTGGTATATATAATTTCTCATTATTTTTATAAACTATATGTAAGAAATCTTTTTCAATATTATCTACTTTTAATTGTATTAATCCAACATATTTACCAATACCATGATGAGCATGAACTATATAATCTCCTTCTTTTAACTCATCTAAATTTAATATATCTGTTGCATTACTATATTTATTTAAGAAGTTGTTTTTTCTTTTACTCTTATAAAATAATTCTTTTTCAGTATAAACTACTATTTTTAAATCATTATTAATAAACCCACGATTAAATACATCGCTTGTTATATTAATTTGTTCTTTAGTATATTCATTATTACTATACTTTAAATTATTTTCCTCTAATAAGTTCATAATAATTTTTTTATCATGTTGTCTTGTTAAACAAATATTTATTTCATAATTATTATTATAGTTTTCTTTAACTGAGTTTATAAAATCAATTAATGTCTTAAACTTATCTATTGGAAATAAATTTAATGATTGTTGATTTAAGTTTAAACGATATTTATCAATATTTATATAACCTTTTATTAAGTTATCCCACTCTAAAAACAAATTATAATTACTAATTGATTTATTTTCATTTTCTAATTCTATTAAATAATTATAACTTTCTTCAATGGTAATGTTATTTGATTGAATGAACTCATCATAAGATGAGATTATAATAATTGGATCATTCAAATATTCAATGATTGATGATTTTTTATCACTTAAATTATAATATCTTGAAAAGAATAAATCTTTATTTATTTCTGCCATTGTTTCTATTTCATCTAAAATAATATTATTTTTACTAATCTCTCTAATCCTACTCATAATATTATTACTTTCATTATGAGAATAAATAGAAGCAGGGAAAATAGTAACCTCATTAACATTTATTCTACTTCTTTGATTAGTAACATCAAACAGTTTAATACTTTCAATAACATCATCAAAAACATCAATTCTAATAGGCATATCGTGTGTTAAACTAAAAATATCTATTACACTACCTCTAATTGCATACTCATTAGGCATTGTAACTTTACTTACTTTAAGATAACCATTATTAGTTAAAAAATCATTTACTTTATCAAAATTAATTTCTTCATCTTTTCTTAATGTTTGAATATTATCAAAATAAGAAGTCTTATCAACAATTGGTCTTATTAAACCAAGAGAGTGAGTTATAATTATTTTAGCTTTATCATTATTAGTTTTAATTAGTGTTTCAATTCTTTGAACATTAAGTTCTGGAGAACTTGCTAATGTTTCTACTACTAGTGATTCATCAAAACCAAACAAAGCAATTTCATCATCATTTACATAGTTTTTTAATTCATTATACAGTTTAGTAGCACTATAAAGGTTATTTTTTATAATAATAATATCTTTTTTGAAGTGCAAAAAGTTTTGTAAAATAAGAACAGCTTCTTCAAAAGCATCTAGTTCACAAAACCCTTTATCACTATAAATGTTATAAAATGGAATATTATTTAATATGTTCATTTAATCACCGAAATAATTATACCACAATTAATGTGGAAAAATAATAATGTTCAAAAGTTATCTTTCCACACTTGTTAATTTAGTGGAAAAATTATTTATTCCTTTATTTAATCCATATTATTAAATAAGTTATTTATGTGGAAAAAAAATTAAAATATATTTTTTAAACAATTTTTTGTTAATTTGTGGATTAATGTTTTCCCTATTGAAAATTAATTTTTTTTATCATTGTGGATTACTAAAATTTTATTGATGTTTTAGCCTTTTTGATTGTGGAAAACTTTGTTAACAACTTACTTGTTACTCTTTTTAGTATAGCTTTTTTTCTCAATTTATTATATTATTATTTTGATAAAGAGGTGAAATATTATGTCGAATAATTTAGAAACATTATGGAACAATTGTTTAACTATTATTAAAGAAAAAGCTGATCATTTAATTTTTGAAAATTTTTATGAAAAATGTTCCATTGATTCAATAGAAGATGGCATTGTTTATATTTTGGCTCATGATGAAATAGTTAAAGCTTATTTAGAAAATGATAAAGATATTAATATCATTAATGAAGCATTATTGTCGGTCACAGAGTCAAATTTTAAAGCTAAAATTATAACAGAAGAAGATAAAAAAAATAAAAAATCTAATAATGTAGTTGAACAAGATGAAATTTCTATTATTAATAATAATTTACGTAAAGATTATATTTTTGATAATTTTGTAGTTGGATCATCAAATCAAGAGAGTTTTCAAGCTGGTATTTCTGTTTCTAGTTCTCCTGGTAATCTTTTTAATCCATTATTTATTCATGGTAAATCTGGTCTTGGAAAAACACATTTAGTTCATTCAATTGGAAATAGAATTATTGAACAAAAACCTAACATGCGTGTTTTATATGTTTCAAGCGAAGAATTTTTTAATGATTATATTAAAATAACTAAAGGTAATATGAATGATACTGAATGGTTTAATCATAAATATCGTGATATTGATGTATTAATAGTAGATGATATTCAATTTTTAAGTAATAAAGAAAAAAGTAATGAAATGTTTTTCAATGTTTATAATGATTTATTTAGTAAAAATAAACAAATTATTATTACATCAGATGTTATGCCAAAAGAGTTACATGGCTTAGAAGAACGATTAGTTAGTCGTTTTACTCAAGGTTTAAGTGTATCAATTTCTCCACCTGGATATGAAACTAGTATTAAAATTTTAGAAAAGAAACTTTCTTATTTTAATGAAGATGAAAATACAATTATAACTGATAAAGCCTTAGAATATATTGCTAAAAACTTTTCTAAAGATGTTAGAGATTTAGAAGGGGCTTTAAGAAGAGTTATTTTCTATACAATTAATATGACTGATTCACAAGAAATTACTATGGATATTATTTATGAAGCATTTAAAGATTATCAATCTATTAAGGTAGATGGTGATATAACAAATGAAAAAATATTAAAAATAGTATGTAATTATTACAATTTATCTAAATCACAAATAACTAGTAAATCAAGACAAAAATTAATAGTTACACCACGTCAGATTGCTATTTACTTAACAAGGTCATTATTAGAAACTCCTTATGAAAAAATAGGTAAAATTTATGGGAATCGTGATCATTCAACTATTATGTCTAGTTATCATAAAGTAAAGGAACAAATTGATGATAATAACAGTGAATATGTCTTAGTAATTAATGAATTAACTAAATTGTTGAAACAATAAAATTTTATCAACATACTTATCCACATATAAATTTCTTTTTGTTATGTACTTTTATTAATTTATCCACTTTTTATTTCTGTATTATTATTATTATATGTTATAATATAAATATCAATTTTGGAGGTATCGTATATGAAATTTAAAATCCAAACTAATTCTCTTTTACAAGGTCTTAGTAAAGTAAATCATGTAGTAAATAATAAATCACCAATTCCTTCTTTAAATGGAATTTATTTTAGATTAGATTCTTCTAATTTAACACTTATTGGAAGTGATTCTGATATTACAATAAAATGTATCATTGATCAAGATATAGAGATAATAAATCAAGGTAGAATAGTTATTCCTAAATTTATTGTTGAAATTATTAAAAAAATTGATGATGAATGGGTTGAATTAGAATTAATAGATAATAGTTTAATTATTATTAAAAGTAAAAAAAGTGAATTTAAAATTAATGGAATTAGTGCTGATAATTTCCCTAATATTGATTTTTCTTTAAATGGAGATAAAATTAATATTTCTACTAATATTATTAATTCTATTATTTCAGAAACAGCATTTGCTACTTCTCAAGAAGAAATTAGACCAGTTCTTACTGGAGTAAACTTTTCTTGTGAAGATAGTGTATTAACTTGTGTTGCTACTGATAGTTTTAGATTAGCAAAAAAGAAAATTAATATAGAAAGTAATTTTAATTTTAATATTAATGTTCCTGCTAAATGTTTATTTGAGGTTTCTAAATTAATTAAAGAAAATAAAAATATTGATGTTTTTATTTCTCAACAAAGAATTTTATTTAATTTAGAAAATATTGTTATTCAATCAAGATTAATTAATGGAAATTATCCTGATATTTCTAAATTAATTCCTGAAAGTTATGAATCTACATTAAAAGTTAATAAAAAAATTATTCAAGATTCTTTAGATAGAGCAAATGTTTTATCAATTAATTCTTCAAATTATACAGTAACTTTAGAAAAAAATTCTAATATGCTTACTTTATATTCTAAATCTCAAGAAGTAGGATCAATTCAAGAAGATGTTAGTTATTTAGATTTTGATGGTAAAGAATTACTAATTTCTTTTAATTCAAGATATGTTAATGATGCCTTAAAATCATTTAATGATGATATAGTATGTTTTTATTTTAATGGAGCAATGAGTCCATTTATTATAAAGTCTGAAGAAAATGATAGTAGTACTCAATTAATATTACCTATTAAAACATATTAGTTTTTTAAAAAGGTAAATATTTATAATAATTTACCTTTTTTTAAATAAAATTTAAAATTATTAAGGAGGAGTAATTTATGAAAAAAATAACTCTGTCATTTATGTTAGTGCTTGCTTTATTATTAAGTTCTAGTGTAGATGCAAAAACAAATGAAGGAATAAGTAAAGAAAAAATTATTATTAAATTGGATAAAGGATATAAATATAATAATAGTTTAAAATCAAAAATTGAAAAAAATCTTAATTTAAAAGTTAATAAAGTTAAAAAAATTAAAGCTGGAAAATTAGGAAATTATTATGTTGTAACTTTAAATAAAGAAATTAAAGATATAAACAAACAGTATAATAAATTGAATAATATAAAAGGAATTGAAAAAGTTCAATCTTCTTACTTTTATAATTATGAACCAATTAGTAAAAAGAAAAAAACAAGAGCAAATGTAATCGCTAATAATTGGCATGTTGCTAAAGTTGCTGCAGATCAATTAAAACAGGAAGTTAGTGATACTTCAAAAAAAATAAGAGTAGGGATTATTGATACTGGAATAGATTATGATCATCCAGATTTAAAAAATATTATTAATAAAGAATTATCATATAATTATATTGGATATAATAATGATGCAAGTGATGATATTGGACATGGAACACACGTTGCTGGATTAATTGCAGGAGAAAATGATTATTCTGTTGGAAAAAATATAGAAATAGTAGCATACCGTGCTTTAAATGATGAATATGGAAATACTGAAGATATTGTTGAAGCTATTAATGATGCTCAAGAAAATGATGTTAAAGTATTAAATATGTCATTTGGATATGATTCTTTTTTTGGAATTGATGAATTAATGTATAATAGTATATTAAAATATGATGGTTTAATAGTTGCAGCAGCAGGAAATAATGGAAAAGAAGGATCAGATTATCCAGCAGCATTACCTTTAGATAATGTAATTTCAGTAGGATCAATGGATGAAAATGATGTAAAATCAGGTTATAGTAATTATAGTAATAATGATGTTGATATTTTTGCTCCAGGTAATTCTGTATTTTCAACTTGTTCAGTTTCATTATATTTATGTATGGATTATGGATTTGATCAATATGATCAAAATAGCCAATTAGCAAAAATGAGTGGTACTAGTATGGCTACTCCTATAGTTGCTGGAATTGCTGGAACATTATATTCAATTGATGAAAATTTAGAATATGATGATGTAAAATATTCAATAATAGATAGTGCTGTAGTTACTGATGGTTTAAAAAGACAAGCAACTACTGAAGGATATGTAAATGCAAAAAGTGCATTAGATAATATAAAAATTTCTAATAATAAAACAAATAGTTTTGCTAAATTAAATAGTGATGGCTCTATTAATTTATGGGGAGATAATAGTCATGGTCAATTAGGAAATAATACAACTGCTGATGTTTTAGAAACAAGTCCATTTAATTATAGTATTGATAACGATAAAATAGTTAAATATTATATTACTTCAAAAAATGTTTTTCTAATTAGTGAAAAAGGCGAATTATATGTATCTGGAAAAAATGATTATGGACAATTAGGTCAAAATAATAGTAATGATTCATTAGAATTCGTTAAGTTTAATAAAGTTGATAGTAAACATAAAATTAAAAAAATATCTCTAAGAGATCCAAAAGGGTTATTTGATGAAGATACTTTAACTATTAAATTAGAAGAAGTTAATAAAGTTAATGATTATTATCAAATTGGCAAATATTCAAATAAAGTAGAATCTGATGAATTTCAAAATACTAATAAATTACAATACTTTAAATTTAATAAATATGGTGATCTTGAATCAATTAGTTTTTATAAGTTGAATAGTAGAAAATTAGAAGCAATTGAAAAATTTAAATATGAAACAGAATACGATGAATTTTTTGAAGAATATATAACATATCTAGATAGTTTGACAACTATTAAATATTTTGATAAATATTATACAACTAAAGTTGTAAAATATGATATATATACAGAAAATGATGAACTATTACATTATGAAAAAACTACTAAAAAGGATTATAATAATAAAATAATTCAAATAAAAACTTTTTATGCAATTAATAATTCATATTATGATTTCTTAAAATATGAGAAAATTGATAATTATTTACCTCTTTATAAAGAAATTATTGATTATAAAAATGGAGTTATTAATAGAAAAACTGAATATGAATATAATGATAATAATGAGCTTAAAAAAGGTGCTAAAAAGTATGCTTCTAATTACAATAAAAATGGGAAAATTACTACAAAATATTATGCTAGTTATGATAAAGCTGGAAAATTAGGAAAAGGTAAATTAGTTCAAAAAGTAACTTATGGAAAAAAATTAATTACTAATAAAAAATATACTTATAATAATAGTGATGTAAAAACTAAGTATACTAAATTAATTACTTATAAAAATGGTAAAAAGAAATCATATTTAGAAATTAAGTATAATAAGGATTATAAAAAAACTAAATTAAGTAGAACTTATAAAAATAATAAGAAAGAAAAAGATATTTTATTTAAATATAATAATAAAGGTGAATTAAAAGCTAATTCTAAATCTAATGCTTATAAGTATGTGAAAATATATAAAAAAGGTAAATTGTATATGACAACTAAATATACATATAATACTAATGGTAAGATTGCTAAAAAAAGCATTACTTATGCAAAGGGAGGTAATTAATAATGAAAAAATATTTAATTATGTTTGCAATGGTAATTTTCTTATCAATGAACAATACTTATGCAAAAGAAAGATCAATGCAAATGACTGAATATCCAATTGATTATAGAAGTTTTATAAATAAAGAGTCTTTTATCGATATATTAGATTATAATGATTTAAGTCTTGTAGTTGAAGATAATGATAGTAATCCTGAAAATGGAATTGTTTTATATAAGGAATTTATTGGAAATGATGGTTCATTAAGAAGATATGGTGAATGGTTTAAAAAGCAAGATGGAAAATGGTTTAATTACAAAGAATCAATTGAACATGGAACTAAAACAACAAATGAATTATATATTAAATCATATGAAGCTGCAGAATATTATTTTGATGCAAGTAAATGTTCAAGTTCAACAACTTATGAAAATGATAGTTGTCAAACAAAACATAAGAAGAGTATTAATTACTATTATAAAGAGGGAAATAGAATTTATATTTCAATTGATTTAACATATCCAAATAATAAGTATACAAAAGATAATATGTATAGTTCAATTATTTACAAAACAACATATCGTGATAATTTATATCCAGAATTTAAAATAAGTGTTAAAAGAGATAGTTTAAATAGAATTACAAAATTTATTTATTCTTATTACCATAAAGATAAAATTTATCAAACTGCTGAAAGTATGAAAATTGATACTAAATATGATAGATATGATGCTAACAATGTACAATCATACGGTATTAAATATAAAACTTATGATGAAAAAAATAGATTAAGAGGTATTTATGAATATCATGACTTTGATGATACTTATTATGATGTTGATGATGATGATGCAGGTGATATTGGTGAAGTACTTACTTATCAAAAATTAATTAACTATCATTCAAATGGAAAAATTTATACTACATTAGTTGAAAAGAATGATAAATTTGAAAATACAACATATCACAAGAAAATGAAATATCGTAAAGATGGAAAAAAACAAGCTGTTATTTTTTATAAATATAAGGCTGGTAATGCAATTTTAAGAAAAGAGTATAAGTATAATGCAAAAGGAACTTTAAAAGGAAAAGCTTATAGATATACAACTACTTATAAAAAAGGGAAAAAGAAAACAGTAAAAGGTTTTTATAATTCTAAAGGTAAAATTTATAAAACAGTAAAAGTGAAAAATAGAAAAGATTTTAAAGTTGCAGAATATGAATATGAATTAGTAAATGAAGAGTATTATTATTAGAAAAGATAAAATTAGTAATTAGAGGATAACAATTGTTATCTTCTTTTTTTATAAAAAAATGAAGACTTAGCTTCATTTTAATTAGAATTCTATTATATAATTGAATTTATCTTTAATTAATCCTTTTTTAATATTCTCTAAATAATCATAAACTTTTGTTGAAACACTATTTTCATCATATATAAATTCCATTTCAAAACCATTATGATTAATTATATCTAGTGGTTGAATTGAAGCTGCAGTACCTGTTGCAAAAGCTTCTGATACTCTACCTTGTTTATATAATTCAACTAAATTATCAATATCAATTTTCTTTTCTTCTACTTCATAACCTAATTCTGGAGCAATATTGATAACACTATCGCGAGTAATTCCTTTAAGAATAGAGCCACTAGTATTTGGTGTTATAATTTTATTATCAACAATAAAGAAGACATTCATCATTCCAGCTTCTTCGATATATTTTTGTTCATGAGGATCTAACCATAAAACTTGATTATATCCATTTTTATTAGCATTTGCAGTTGCATAAAATGCACCACCATAATTACCACCATTTTTAACTTCACCAGTTCCATTTGTTGGAACACGCATATAATGAGTTTCAGTTGTTAGTTTTACCTTATCAGATGTAAAGTAAGTACTCATTGGGCTCATGATAATCATAAAGATATATTCTTTTGATTGACGTGCTCCAATAATTGCTTCAGATGCTATCATAAAGGGCCTAATATATAGATAGCTATCTATATTATCGTAAAACCAATTATCTTCTTCTTTTTTTATTAATTCGACAAGTGCCTTTAAAACAAAATCAACATCTATTTCTGGCATACACATTCTTTTTGCAGAATCATTTAATCTTTTTAAGTTTGCATCAGCTCTAAATAATATTCTTTTATTATTAGTTTTTAATACCTTTAAACCTTCAAAAATTGTTTGACCATAATGAAAGCATAGTGCAGATGGTTCAATAGTAAATGCTTCATAAGGTTTTATAGTTGCATTATGCCACCCATCTTGATCATTATATTTCATTTCAAACATATAATTAGTAAAAGTAGTACCAAAAGCAGGTGGAGTAACTGCTTTTTTTCTTTTATTTTCATTTTCTATAAATTTTATTGTATCTTCCATAATAATACCTACATTTTCATTAGATTTCTTAGTTGATCCCCAACTTTTTCAATATCATGATTTTTCATATTTTGTCTATGAGCATTTATCTTAGGATTATTTGCTTTTTCTTCTAAAATAAATTCTTTTGCGAAATCACCATTTTTTATTTCTTTTAAAACATCTTTCATAACTTGTTTTGTTTCATCAGTAATTATTTTTGGGCCAACAACATATTCACCAAACTCAGCAGTATTTGAAATTGAATTATTCATATTCATAAAACCACCTTCATAAATCATATCAATGATTAATTTCATTTCATTAACACATTCAAAATAAGCAGCTTCTTGTGAATAACCAGCTTCAACTAAAACTTCAAAACCAGTTTTCATCAATTCAACAACACCACCACAAAGAACAACTTGTTCACCAAATAGATCAGTTTCAACTTCTTCTTTAAATGTAGTTTCTAAAATACCACTTCTTCCACTACCAAGACCTTTAGCATAGGCTTGCGCAACTTGCATTGTATCATTACTATAATCTTGATAAACAGCAAACAATGAAGGAACACCTTTATCATTTTGATATTGACGTCTTACCATATGTCCAGGTGATTTTGGAGCAACCATAAACACATTAACATCACTAGGCGGTACTATTTGGTTATAATGCACATTAAATGCATGAGCAAATGCTAAATAATTACCACTAACTAAATTATCTTTAACATGATTATTATAAATATCTGGCATTACTTCATCAGGAACTAACATCATAACAACATCAGCTTTTTTTGTTGCAGTAGCAACATCATATACTTCTAATCCAGCTTCTCTTGCTTTTTCTACTGATTTTGATGTCTCTTTTAATCCAACGCAAACATCATAACCACTTTCTTTTAAATTTAGAGCATGAGCATGACCTTGCGAACCATATCCAATTATTGCGATTTTCTTATTTTCTAATACCTTTTCATTTATATCTTTTTCTAAATATACTTTTTTCATTTTTCTAATCTCCTTTTTTTATAATATTATTTCTTCAAATGATCCATTTGCAGGTATCATTGGTAAAACATTTGCTTTTTTATCAATCATTACCTCAATAATCATTGGAAAATCATTTTTAAATACTTCTTCTATTTGATTCAATTCTTGACGACTTTCAATTTTTAAATAGTCAAGATTATATGC
The Bacilli bacterium PM5-9 DNA segment above includes these coding regions:
- a CDS encoding DNA-binding MarR family transcriptional regulator (product_source=COG1846; cath_funfam=1.10.10.10; cog=COG1846; pfam=PF01047; smart=SM00347; superfamily=46785); its protein translation is MERSFTITRNKTECFCINLRRASTAITKKYDNALAKYDVTTNQFSIINNIKQLEKCNVIELATRMGLERTTLLRNIKPLIKKEYILETKENNKAMFSLTSSGKELYNSAHYEWDKIQYEINDKLGSKASQLIEILNEIEEI
- a CDS encoding 2-iminobutanoate/2-iminopropanoate deaminase (product_source=KO:K09022; cath_funfam=3.30.1330.40; cog=COG0251; ko=KO:K09022; pfam=PF01042; superfamily=55298; tigrfam=TIGR00004), coding for MTRKNIEIPSCKDMPFPFSLAIEKDGTYYLSAQPAMKLEDGSFVGGDIEAQFNQCMHNLDRVLEAASLTRDNVLKCNIYLTNMDDYAKMNELFRAAFVAPHPARTCVGVAALPLNASIEIEMIAHK
- a CDS encoding transcription-repair coupling factor (superfamily II helicase) (product_source=KO:K03723; cath_funfam=3.30.2060.10,3.30.70.330,3.40.50.300; cog=COG1197; ko=KO:K03723; pfam=PF00270,PF00271,PF02559,PF03461,PF17757; smart=SM00487,SM01058; superfamily=141259,143517,52540; tigrfam=TIGR00580) — its product is MNILNNIPFYNIYSDKGFCELDAFEEAVLILQNFLHFKKDIIIIKNNLYSATKLYNELKNYVNDDEIALFGFDESLVVETLASSPELNVQRIETLIKTNNDKAKIIITHSLGLIRPIVDKTSYFDNIQTLRKDEEINFDKVNDFLTNNGYLKVSKVTMPNEYAIRGSVIDIFSLTHDMPIRIDVFDDVIESIKLFDVTNQRSRINVNEVTIFPASIYSHNESNNIMSRIREISKNNIILDEIETMAEINKDLFFSRYYNLSDKKSSIIEYLNDPIIIISSYDEFIQSNNITIEESYNYLIELENENKSISNYNLFLEWDNLIKGYINIDKYRLNLNQQSLNLFPIDKFKTLIDFINSVKENYNNNYEINICLTRQHDKKIIMNLLEENNLKYSNNEYTKEQINITSDVFNRGFINNDLKIVVYTEKELFYKSKRKNNFLNKYSNATDILNLDELKEGDYIVHAHHGIGKYVGLIQLKVDNIEKDFLHIVYKNNEKLYIPIDQFNLIKKYSSSDTTIPKVSTLGGSDWKKTKLRVQKRIEDMMDELLELYATRQEPIGFKFLADNEIQKEFEDDFEYELTLDQEKAIEDVKKDMESPLVMDRLICGDVGYGKTEVALRAILKAILSNKQAAFLCPTTILSRQHYHTLLERFADYSINIVQLSRNTSPKMVKEIKEDLKNKKIDIVVGTHKLLGKDIEFNDLGLLVIDEEQRFGVKDKEKIKQLRNNIDVLTLSATPIPRTLQMSLSGLRKMSLLQTPPINRVPIQTYVVEKNKYLIKEAIEREIVRNGQVFYLHNRTSDIENVAKDIEDMFDDVKVAIIHGKMSKDQVERVMESFDDNEYNVLVCTTIIETGIDIPNANTIIIEDANNFGLAQLYQIKGRVGRSDRVGYAYLMYQKNREITEDAQKRLQAIKELTKLGSGYKIALRDLSIRGAGDILGKTQAGNIETVGYEMYLEMLQEVIDKRNNVVVQNDDIEPINLKNTGYIPKDYQLDDDNKIKLYQKIYKVKKLEEFNDLIPEINDIYGKLPASIEDIIEKRKFEILVNMNKNIKIFDEAKKITIQLQVNVNDKNTVKKVFSEVDKYGGLVNVEVKYNKIHLIVSKYTAYLKTINLIISDLQKLI